In one uncultured Methanoregula sp. genomic region, the following are encoded:
- a CDS encoding polyprenyl synthetase family protein — translation MSELSPYLESAAKTIDRMIDRYFVDKTGELNKASAHLLAAGGKRLRPAVVMLAADAVKPGSSDDLLQAALALEVTHTFTLIHDDIMDDDSLRRGVPTVHTKWDMPTGILAGDVLYARAFEHICMVNAANEAKVRAVTMLARACADICEGQHMDMSFEHRSDVDQHEYMEMVRKKTGVLYAAAAGIGAVLAGGTAVQVKALYQFGLNTGIAFQIQDDLIDLLTPAEKSGKDQASDLREGKQTLLMIKAREKGLDLSKYRRDLSPADIDVAIKELTEAGVIDEVKKIAGDLVAASNKHLSLLAPSKERQLLMDIGEYFVTRSY, via the coding sequence ATGTCGGAACTATCACCTTACCTGGAATCGGCTGCAAAAACAATCGATCGCATGATCGACCGGTATTTCGTCGACAAAACGGGTGAACTGAACAAGGCATCGGCCCACCTGCTCGCTGCAGGAGGGAAACGACTCCGCCCTGCTGTCGTGATGCTTGCCGCGGATGCAGTGAAGCCGGGGAGTTCGGATGATCTCCTGCAGGCAGCCCTCGCTCTCGAGGTAACGCACACCTTCACGCTCATCCACGATGATATCATGGATGATGACAGCCTGCGCCGCGGCGTACCGACCGTTCATACGAAGTGGGATATGCCCACCGGCATCCTTGCCGGCGATGTTCTCTATGCCCGCGCCTTCGAACACATCTGCATGGTAAATGCCGCAAATGAAGCGAAAGTCCGTGCGGTGACTATGCTTGCCAGGGCCTGTGCCGACATCTGCGAGGGCCAGCATATGGACATGTCCTTTGAGCACCGTTCCGATGTTGACCAGCACGAGTACATGGAGATGGTGAGAAAGAAGACCGGGGTCCTGTATGCTGCGGCAGCCGGGATAGGGGCAGTTCTTGCCGGCGGTACTGCCGTGCAGGTAAAGGCGCTCTACCAGTTCGGTCTCAACACCGGCATTGCGTTCCAGATCCAGGACGATCTTATCGATCTTCTCACCCCTGCGGAAAAGAGCGGGAAGGACCAGGCCTCCGATCTCCGCGAGGGCAAGCAGACGCTCCTGATGATCAAGGCCCGTGAGAAAGGCCTCGATCTCTCGAAATACCGGCGTGACCTGTCGCCAGCCGACATCGACGTTGCCATAAAGGAACTGACCGAAGCGGGAGTTATTGACGAAGTGAAGAAGATCGCTGGCGATCTTGTTGCTGCCAGCAACAAACACCTCTCACTTCTCGCCCCCTCAAAAGAACGCCAGCTCTTAATGGACATCGGCGAATACTTCGTTACCCGGAGCTATTAG